The following coding sequences lie in one Deltaproteobacteria bacterium genomic window:
- a CDS encoding serine/threonine protein kinase, translating into MAEQTPVESTPAEEITAVAQHVTWHGSVARAVVRARLFGETVAPASFGRYEWRERLGQGGMGTVAVAHDPVLGRDVALKLIEANRPQLQARVIREARANARVNHPNVVAIYDVGVAGDRVFIVMEMIRGETLRQWHERRRPGWRETLSCFLEIGAGLAAVHGAGLVHRDVKPENVVVGDDGRVVLIDFGIARALADGVTPWPPAPGLEDASSGSTEGTDAYVGTPAYMAPEQLGSGPIDARADQFAFCVALWELLWGQRPGGRAAVLGVAEGPWPPPRPATAKGTPRALHGILARGLGAEPEQRWPTLEALLVELRGVLRGRRRRLGLVGAGVGALAIGVLAIGTPASADTCEAEGANGAALWSAPQRSAAADGFAAIGGELESASWQRIDRALGTFARSWAREHEQSCRVEHVAASSPRARCLARVLASATAVAEAVPRVHLDGIPDLLDRAERLPDPSSCRRAEVLASSRPPVPASLRDAVEQAEARLAQGEHALAAGDFSSALAAIDEVAAADIDHEPLRLATDLLRARVYAELGPFDRARDGAIAVYEAAEAAGDPTLAGAAAVALAPLVAQRFGDAEAAEQWVRRAFAEARKTGDPIELESAERAMAIVAKAVGEPAQSLRLFEGVRARVAQRCDTPCQDMVEPEMEIARALDALGRADEATGHARTAVEVAVATAGEGHPLTAVAHQQLCIILDSNGEPRAAQPHCELALDGLRTLFGSEHPETAGAMLMLGTVRNSRGELESGRALLREAHDIFLRTSGPLSDGCITASVNLGASYIDAGEAAQAAPYFEVALRAVEQRGDFSPLDVATIHINAGMSLAFVDDAAARRHFELAIAAREAAGLPGESLVTVRSELGAVLVRQGELAPAREVLELALAAEPSYDTPRNQAIRRRDLALALREVDPARARRLAGDALRLAEAAGDDEDDLRFECRALVQRLIEPESRAGQSPGGPR; encoded by the coding sequence ATGGCCGAGCAGACCCCAGTGGAGTCGACGCCAGCGGAGGAGATCACGGCGGTCGCCCAGCACGTCACCTGGCACGGCAGTGTGGCGCGAGCGGTGGTGCGCGCGCGGCTCTTCGGCGAGACGGTCGCGCCGGCATCGTTCGGTCGCTACGAGTGGCGCGAGCGGCTCGGTCAGGGCGGCATGGGCACGGTGGCGGTGGCCCACGATCCCGTGCTCGGTCGCGACGTCGCGCTCAAGCTGATCGAGGCCAATCGCCCGCAGCTACAGGCCCGCGTCATCCGTGAGGCGCGCGCCAACGCGCGCGTGAACCACCCCAACGTCGTCGCCATCTACGACGTCGGCGTCGCCGGCGACCGCGTCTTCATCGTGATGGAGATGATCCGCGGCGAGACCCTGCGGCAGTGGCACGAGCGCCGCCGCCCCGGCTGGCGCGAGACGCTGTCGTGCTTCCTCGAGATCGGTGCCGGCCTCGCCGCGGTGCACGGTGCTGGCTTGGTCCACCGCGACGTCAAGCCCGAGAACGTCGTGGTCGGCGACGACGGCCGCGTGGTGCTCATCGACTTCGGCATCGCGCGCGCGCTGGCCGACGGCGTCACGCCGTGGCCACCGGCGCCCGGCCTCGAGGACGCGTCGTCGGGGTCGACCGAAGGCACCGACGCGTACGTCGGCACGCCGGCGTACATGGCACCCGAGCAGCTCGGCTCGGGGCCCATCGATGCACGTGCGGATCAGTTCGCGTTCTGCGTCGCGCTGTGGGAGCTGCTCTGGGGGCAGCGTCCGGGCGGACGCGCGGCGGTGCTGGGCGTCGCCGAGGGGCCCTGGCCGCCGCCGCGACCGGCGACCGCGAAGGGCACGCCGAGGGCGCTGCACGGCATCCTCGCGCGCGGACTCGGGGCCGAGCCCGAGCAACGCTGGCCCACACTCGAGGCCCTGTTGGTCGAGCTGCGCGGGGTCCTGCGCGGCCGTCGACGGCGACTCGGACTCGTGGGCGCAGGGGTCGGGGCGCTCGCGATCGGCGTGCTCGCGATCGGCACGCCGGCATCGGCGGACACCTGCGAGGCCGAGGGCGCGAACGGGGCTGCGCTGTGGAGTGCGCCTCAGCGCAGCGCGGCCGCCGATGGCTTCGCGGCGATCGGCGGCGAGCTCGAGAGCGCGTCGTGGCAGCGCATCGATCGCGCGCTCGGTACCTTCGCGCGCAGCTGGGCCCGCGAGCACGAGCAGAGCTGCCGCGTCGAGCACGTCGCGGCCAGCTCGCCGCGGGCGCGCTGTCTGGCGCGGGTGCTGGCGTCGGCGACCGCTGTCGCCGAGGCGGTGCCGCGCGTGCACCTCGATGGCATCCCCGACCTGCTCGATCGGGCCGAGCGCCTGCCCGATCCGAGCTCGTGCCGTCGCGCCGAGGTGCTCGCGTCGAGTCGACCACCGGTGCCGGCGTCGCTGCGCGATGCGGTCGAGCAGGCCGAGGCACGGCTCGCGCAAGGCGAGCACGCGCTGGCGGCAGGGGATTTCTCGAGCGCGCTCGCGGCCATCGACGAAGTCGCCGCCGCCGACATCGATCACGAGCCGCTGCGACTGGCCACCGATCTGCTGCGCGCGCGGGTCTACGCCGAGCTCGGCCCCTTCGATCGCGCGCGCGATGGGGCGATCGCGGTGTACGAGGCCGCCGAAGCCGCCGGCGATCCGACCCTCGCGGGCGCGGCCGCGGTTGCGTTGGCGCCGCTCGTGGCCCAGCGCTTCGGCGATGCCGAGGCCGCCGAGCAGTGGGTGCGGCGAGCGTTCGCCGAGGCGCGCAAGACCGGCGATCCGATCGAGCTCGAGTCGGCGGAGCGCGCAATGGCGATCGTCGCGAAGGCGGTCGGTGAGCCGGCGCAGTCGCTGCGACTCTTCGAGGGGGTGCGCGCCCGCGTCGCGCAGCGCTGCGACACGCCGTGCCAGGACATGGTCGAGCCCGAGATGGAGATCGCCCGTGCACTCGATGCCCTGGGGCGCGCCGACGAGGCCACCGGGCACGCGCGCACGGCCGTCGAGGTGGCGGTCGCGACCGCCGGCGAGGGCCACCCGCTGACGGCGGTCGCCCACCAACAGCTGTGCATCATCCTCGACTCCAACGGCGAGCCCCGAGCCGCGCAGCCGCACTGCGAGCTCGCGCTCGACGGCCTGCGCACGCTGTTCGGATCGGAGCACCCCGAGACCGCCGGCGCGATGTTGATGCTCGGCACCGTTCGCAACTCCCGCGGCGAGCTCGAGTCGGGGCGCGCGCTGCTCCGCGAGGCCCACGACATCTTCCTGCGCACGTCGGGTCCGCTGTCCGACGGCTGCATCACCGCCAGCGTGAACCTCGGTGCGTCGTACATCGACGCTGGCGAAGCGGCTCAGGCCGCGCCGTACTTCGAGGTCGCGCTGCGGGCCGTCGAGCAGCGCGGCGATTTCTCGCCGCTCGACGTCGCCACCATCCACATCAACGCCGGGATGTCGCTGGCGTTCGTCGACGACGCGGCCGCGCGCCGCCACTTCGAGCTGGCGATCGCCGCACGCGAAGCTGCCGGGTTACCAGGCGAGAGCCTGGTGACGGTGCGATCGGAGCTCGGCGCCGTGCTGGTGCGGCAGGGGGAGCTGGCGCCGGCGCGCGAGGTGCTCGAGCTCGCGCTCGCTGCCGAGCCCTCCTACGACACCCCGCGCAACCAAGCGATCCGGCGCCGCGACCTCGCGCTGGCGCTGCGAGAGGTCGACCCCGCGCGCGCCCGCAGACTCGCCGGCGACGCGCTGCGTCTGGCCGAGGCGGCGGGTGACGACGAGGACGACCTCCGCTTCGAGTGTCGCGCGCTCGTGCAGCGGCTCATCGAGCCCGAGTCCCGCGCGGGTCAGTCGCCCGGCGGGCCG